CGAGTCGTAGACGGACATCCGCGCGACCAGATCCGCCGTGTTGTGCGCGATGCCCTCGATTCGCCACGGGTCCAGCTCGACCTCGGGGTTCACCACGCGCAGAGCCGCGATCCCGAAGTTCTTGGCGATCCGCGCCGCGCTCGCGACGTTTACGATGTCCTGGGGCGCCACCAGCACCAGGATCGGCGCGCGGCCCATCGCGGGCCGCTAGGCCTCGGCGAGGAAGGACACGTCGTGCCGCTTGGCCTTGAGTGCCGCAGCGAACCCCACCTTCTCGGCCGCCTTCATGTACGCCTCCTTGGGCTCGACCTGGCCGGCGTCGACCAGCTCGAGGAGGGCGTCGTTGAGCGGCACCATGCCCAGCCTGCGGTTGGTCTGCATGATGGACGCGATCTGGAAGGTCTTGCCTTCCCGGATCAGGTTCGAGATCGCCGGGATCGTGAGCAGCACCTCGCGAGCGGCCGCACGGCCGCCCCCGACCTTGCGGCAGAGCACCTGGGTGATGACGCCGCGCAGCGACTCGGCCAGCATGACCCGGATCTGCGCCTGGCGATCGGCGGGAAACTGGTCGATGATGCGATCGATCGTCGACGCCGCGGAGGTGGTGTGCAATGTGCCGAAGACGAGGTGCCCCGTCTCCGCCGTTTCGATGGCGATGGAGACGGTCTCGAGGTCGCGCATCTCGCCCACCATCACGACGTCCGGATCCTCGCGCAGTGCGGCGCGGAGCGCCTGCTTGAACGAGCGGGTGTGCTGGCCGACCTGACGCTGAGTCACGAGGCACCGCTTGCTCCCGTGCACGAACTCGATGGGGTCCTCGATCGTGATGATGTGGTCGCCGCGGGTGCGATTCACCAGGTCGATCAGAGCGGCGAGCGTGGTGGACTTGCCGGAGCCGGTCGGTCCGGTGACGAGCACGAGCCCCTTGCTCAGATAGCAGAGGTTCTGCACTTCCCGACTCAGACCGAGCTCGTCGGCCGTCGGCACCTGGCTCCCAATGGTGCGGAACACGCCGAGCGGGCCGTGGCGATCCCGCCCCGCGTTGCAGCGGAACCGGCCGACCCCGTCGATCTCGTACGCCCAGTCGGTGTCGCCCGTCTCGCGAAATTCCGCCAGCTCTCGCGGGCCCATGATGCTCGCGAGCATGACCTCGAGGCGCTCGGCGGCCAGAGGCTCGGTGCCGTGCCGCTCCAGCTCGCCGCCGCGCCGGAGCATCGGCGGCTCACCACTCCGGAGGTGGAGGTCCGATGCACCCGCCGCGGCCAGCTCCCGAAGCAAGCGTTCGATGGCATCGCGCGCCTCGCGCTGGTCCGCCGGCGGCGCGGCGGCCGGCGCGGCGGCGCCATTGCCGACCGGCCGGAGCCGCGCGCCCGCGCCAGGGCCGCCCACCGGCAGCTCGACCTGGACGGCGCCGGCCGGGGCCCGATATTCGAATCGAACCGGCGCGCTCGCCGCTGCGCCGCTCACCGCGCCCGCGGGGGCGATCTCCCGCACCAGCGCCGCGATCTGCGTATCGCTCAGCGACTCCTTCGTGAGCGGGCGTGCCGCGCCATCCCGCACCAGCGCCGCGGGTTTTCCGGCCGCGAGCTCGAGCGCGTCGGCGCGCTGCTCGTGGAGCGCCTGGATCAATCGGTCGAGTCGAGCCACGGCTCCTCGTCAGTCATGGGGGCGGACCGTCCGCACCAGGGCCTTGTTGATGTAGTGGGTCACGTCGTCGGTCCAGAGCGCGAAGAATGGGTCGGGACCGTTGACGTAGTCGAGCGCGCGGGCGCGCGATGGCGGCAGCTCGAGCGCCGCGCGCCCGCGCAGTTCGGTGCCGCCCACCACGACGACCTCGAGCGCCACGAGCTTGGCAGCCGAGAAGCGTTCGGGGTCGGTTGGTGGTGCGTGATGGTGACAGGAAAGCACGGCGGCCTGCGACTTGGGCACGAACAATACGCCGCCGTCAGCCTGGGTCAGAGCGAAAAAGGCCTCAGGCCGGTTGAGCATTTCGAGCGGCGTTTCGGGGCCCGGCGGATACGCGTCGCGCGACAGCAGGTGCAGACTGCCTTCGACCCTGACTCCCTCAGCCAGCATGACCTCGGCCGATTCCTGGCGGATGGATCCCCAGGCATCGGTCATGATGTGAATTGGGGCACTGGGCTCAGCATAGGTAAAGGGAAACTCGCCAGCGCCCCCCGATCCCGGCAAGGCCTCGCGGCCTCACCCGCGGATCTCGGTGCCGGCGTCGCGCTCGACGAGCTTGATCGCCTCGAGATAGTCGGCGCCCTCTCCCAGCTCAGCCCGCGCCTCGGCAAAGAGCCGGCCTGCGAGGCGGATGAGCGGCCCGCGCACGCCGGTCTCGTCGAGCAGCCCAAGCGCGATGCGCACGTCCTTCTCGAGCAGTGCGAGTCGGAAGGTCTGCGGCCAGGCGCCGGTGAGCACGCGGTCGGGCACGAGCGATTCGCTCACGAACGAGCGGCCGCTTGATGCATTGAGCACCGCGAGCGCGTGGCGGGCGGGCACGCCCGCCTTGACCAGCGCGACAAAGCCTTCGGCGAACGCCTCGATGTGCACCGCGAGGAGGGCGTTATTCACCGCCTTCACCGCATCTCCCGCGCCCACCGGGCCCATGTGCTCGATGCGCTGGCCGAACGCGGCGAGCACCGGCATGGCGCGCGCAAACGTCGCCTCATCCGCGCCGACCATGACGGTGAGGGTGCCGGCCTCGGCGCCATTGGTGCCGCCGCTCACCGGGCAGTCGGCGTAGGCAACGCCGCGTGCGTGGAGACGTGCGGCAATCCGGCGCGCGCCAGCGGGATCGCCCGAGGTGCAATCGAGGAAGAGCGTGCCGCGCGCGAGACCGGCCTCGAGCCCCTCCGGCCCGTCGAGCAGCGATTCGACCTCGGCCGAGGTCGGCAGGCAGGCGAGCACCGTGCCGGCACCAGCGGCGGCCGCGCGGGGGGTGGCAGCCGCGCGGCATCCGTGCGCACGAGCGAAAGCCTCCGCGCGCGCCGCGGTGCGATTCCACACGACGAGGTCGCCGCGGCGTGCCAGGTGCGCCGCCATCGGCGCGCCGATGGCGCCGAGGCCGAGAAAAGCGACGCTCATGCGGCGCCGCGAGTGATGCGAGGCTGGAGCATCGCGGGAAGATAGAAATGGCCTGTGGGGTCGTCCATGGCCGGATCGCGCATCGGATTGACGGCGCTCGCGGCCCGGCGTACGCTCCGGCGCGGCCGTGTGGCGCAGCCGCGCCGCGGCGCCGCACGATGTTCTCGCCCCATTTCGTCGGAGGTGCCGATGACTCGCCGGTTCTCGTGGTCGCGGGTGGTGCTCGCGGCACTGGGCGCGTGCCTCGTCCTCTTCATCGTGGGCCCGCTGCTCCGACTCCTCCTCGTGGCCTCGCCCGCGAGCTTGAGCACCGCGCTCGCCGATCCCGATCTGCGCGCTTCCATCGCCCTCACGGTGGTCACGGCCACCGCAGCCACCGCCGTCGCGACATTCCTGGGGGTGCCGCTCGCGTATCTGCTCGCGCGCCGCGACTTTCCGGGACGCCGCGCCGTGCAGGGCCTCATCGAGCTGCCCGTGGTCGTGCCCCACCCCGTCGCGGGGATCGCGCTCCTGCTGTTTCTCGGGCGGCGCTCGGCCCTGGGCGGCGCATTCGCGCAGATCGGGATCGAGTTCGTGAGCCACGTGCCCGGCATCGTGGCCGCCATGCTCTTCGTCTCCGCGCCGCTGCTCGTGAGCGGCGCGCAGGAGGCGTTTCGCTCGGTGGACCCCAAGCTCGAGCGGGTGGCCCGGTCGCTCGGCGACACGCCGGCGCGCGCCTTTCGCCGCGTGACACTGCCGCTCGCCGCGCGCGGCATTCTGGCCGGCGCCATTCTCGCCTGGGCCCGGAGTGCGAGCGAGTTCGGCGCCATCGTGATCCTCACTTACAATCCGAAGGTGGCGAGCACGTTCATCTTCGACACCTTCACCGCCCTCGGGCTCGAGGCGGCGGCGCCGGCCGCGGTCGTGCTGCTGCTCATCGCGCTGGGCATTTTCTTGCTCATTCGCCTGGTGCAGCCGATGGAGCGCGCGTGATCCAGCTCGACGGACTCACGGTGCGGGCCGGCGACTTCCTGCTTGGCGAAGTGTCGTTCGCCGTACCGCGCGGCGGGTACGGGCTCATCATCGGGCCCACGGGCTCGGGCAAGACCACGCTGCTCGAGGCGGTGGCGGGCCACGTGCCGCTCAAGTCGGGCCGCGTCCTCCTCAACGGCATGGACGTGACGGGCCTGCCGCCCGAGCGTCGCGAGCTGGGATTCGTATACCAGCAGTATCACCTGTTTCCCCATCTCACGGTACGGGAGAACATCTGTTACGGGCTCCGGGGCCCGACGCGCGGGGATCGCGCCGGCGAGCTGGCGGAGTTGCTGGGCGTGACACCGTTGCTTAACCGGACGGTGCGCGGCCTGAGCGGCGGCGAGCAACAGCGGGTGGCCCTCGGTCGAGCGCTCGCTCCGCGACCGCGCATCCTCCTGCTGGACGAGCCGTTCGCCGCGGTGGACCCGGCGACCCGCCATCTGCTCCGCCGCGAGCTGCGCGCGCTGCACGAACGCGAGGGGATCACCACCCTGCAGGTGACCCACGACTTCGACGAAGCCATGCGCCTGGGCGACATCGTGGCCGTGCTCTCGGAGGGGCGGATCGCGCAGCACGGACCGCCCGAGGAAGTCTTCCGCTATCCCAATTCGGCCTTCGTGGCGCGATTTGTCGGCACCGGCAACGTGCTGGCGGGCACCGTGGAACGCTGCGATGCCTCGGGCGGCAGTCCGTTCGCGGCGCGGTTCACGAGTGGCGCGCTCACGCTCGAGGTTGTGGCCGAGCGCGAGGGACTGGCCCATGCGGTCATCCGGCCGGAGGACATCACGCTGAGCCGGGACGAGGCACCGAGCTCGGCGCGCAACCGCATGGCGG
This genomic interval from Gemmatimonadales bacterium contains the following:
- a CDS encoding type IV pilus twitching motility protein PilT, whose amino-acid sequence is MARLDRLIQALHEQRADALELAAGKPAALVRDGAARPLTKESLSDTQIAALVREIAPAGAVSGAAASAPVRFEYRAPAGAVQVELPVGGPGAGARLRPVGNGAAAPAAAPPADQREARDAIERLLRELAAAGASDLHLRSGEPPMLRRGGELERHGTEPLAAERLEVMLASIMGPRELAEFRETGDTDWAYEIDGVGRFRCNAGRDRHGPLGVFRTIGSQVPTADELGLSREVQNLCYLSKGLVLVTGPTGSGKSTTLAALIDLVNRTRGDHIITIEDPIEFVHGSKRCLVTQRQVGQHTRSFKQALRAALREDPDVVMVGEMRDLETVSIAIETAETGHLVFGTLHTTSAASTIDRIIDQFPADRQAQIRVMLAESLRGVITQVLCRKVGGGRAAAREVLLTIPAISNLIREGKTFQIASIMQTNRRLGMVPLNDALLELVDAGQVEPKEAYMKAAEKVGFAAALKAKRHDVSFLAEA
- a CDS encoding NAD(P)-dependent oxidoreductase — protein: MSVAFLGLGAIGAPMAAHLARRGDLVVWNRTAARAEAFARAHGCRAAATPRAAAAGAGTVLACLPTSAEVESLLDGPEGLEAGLARGTLFLDCTSGDPAGARRIAARLHARGVAYADCPVSGGTNGAEAGTLTVMVGADEATFARAMPVLAAFGQRIEHMGPVGAGDAVKAVNNALLAVHIEAFAEGFVALVKAGVPARHALAVLNASSGRSFVSESLVPDRVLTGAWPQTFRLALLEKDVRIALGLLDETGVRGPLIRLAGRLFAEARAELGEGADYLEAIKLVERDAGTEIRG
- a CDS encoding ABC transporter permease, encoding MTRRFSWSRVVLAALGACLVLFIVGPLLRLLLVASPASLSTALADPDLRASIALTVVTATAATAVATFLGVPLAYLLARRDFPGRRAVQGLIELPVVVPHPVAGIALLLFLGRRSALGGAFAQIGIEFVSHVPGIVAAMLFVSAPLLVSGAQEAFRSVDPKLERVARSLGDTPARAFRRVTLPLAARGILAGAILAWARSASEFGAIVILTYNPKVASTFIFDTFTALGLEAAAPAAVVLLLIALGIFLLIRLVQPMERA
- a CDS encoding ABC transporter ATP-binding protein — its product is MIQLDGLTVRAGDFLLGEVSFAVPRGGYGLIIGPTGSGKTTLLEAVAGHVPLKSGRVLLNGMDVTGLPPERRELGFVYQQYHLFPHLTVRENICYGLRGPTRGDRAGELAELLGVTPLLNRTVRGLSGGEQQRVALGRALAPRPRILLLDEPFAAVDPATRHLLRRELRALHEREGITTLQVTHDFDEAMRLGDIVAVLSEGRIAQHGPPEEVFRYPNSAFVARFVGTGNVLAGTVERCDASGGSPFAARFTSGALTLEVVAEREGLAHAVIRPEDITLSRDEAPSSARNRMAATIAHLELLGPIIHVHLDVGRPLIAAVTAASAGAMGLHRGARVMVAVKATAVRLV